In Chitinophaga sp. HK235, a single window of DNA contains:
- a CDS encoding metallophosphoesterase: MSDTHSYLHPQIFKYFEEVDEIWHAGDIGNVELADQLEAFKPFRAVYGNIDGADIRIRYPETLRFNLEGVEVLMTHIGGYPGKYAPGIREELKKNPPKLFICGHSHILKVMPDPALQLLHMNPGACGQQGWHKVKTLLRFRLDQGRIEQLEVIELP; the protein is encoded by the coding sequence ATGTCGGATACGCATAGCTATCTGCATCCGCAAATATTTAAATATTTTGAAGAAGTAGATGAAATATGGCATGCCGGCGATATTGGTAATGTAGAGCTGGCAGACCAGCTGGAAGCTTTTAAACCTTTCAGGGCCGTTTATGGCAATATAGACGGGGCAGATATCCGTATCCGTTATCCTGAAACACTCCGCTTCAATCTGGAAGGAGTGGAGGTGTTAATGACCCATATCGGTGGTTATCCGGGAAAATATGCTCCGGGTATCCGGGAAGAGCTGAAAAAAAATCCGCCCAAACTCTTTATCTGCGGACATTCCCATATTCTTAAAGTAATGCCCGACCCGGCACTGCAATTGTTGCATATGAACCCGGGCGCCTGTGGACAGCAAGGCTGGCATAAAGTAAAAACATTACTCCGGTTCCGCCTCGACCAGGGACGGATAGAACAACTGGAAGTCATCGAACTTCCCTGA
- a CDS encoding DUF4421 domain-containing protein: MTKRTLLILLIICGCIAGAKAQGKFLKWLHTDNDTAYIEEHTEDLTFRLYGSRKYTRYDIMDKKLKKDILYRPNTPSNIGVGVNYRFIGINLGFNFPFVNRRNDKYGNTRFIDLQSHIYLRKLVVDFYGQKYKGFYISNPEKIFEKEYSLQNPYPQRPDIKNLGLGMNVQYIFNDKRFSYRAPNLQNEYQKKSAGSFIVGGEFYLAKIQGDSSLIPTNFTDTTFLRNEHYYKTLVATLAANIGYAHTFVFKKHFFLSLSVTTGLGAAKTSLHYDSGDVSHSVGLLFSNTVRASLGYNSSRYFAGVHYVGMTARSRLPVPDTYQAFGNGNLRVSLVRRFSLKKPLWRNNALSKTAG; encoded by the coding sequence ATGACCAAACGCACTTTATTGATACTGCTGATCATATGTGGCTGCATAGCCGGAGCCAAAGCACAGGGGAAATTCCTGAAATGGTTGCATACCGATAATGATACGGCCTACATCGAAGAGCATACGGAAGATCTCACCTTCCGGCTGTACGGCTCCCGCAAGTATACCCGGTATGATATCATGGACAAAAAACTGAAAAAGGACATCCTTTATCGTCCCAATACGCCGTCTAATATCGGAGTAGGGGTCAACTATCGCTTTATCGGTATCAACCTGGGTTTTAATTTCCCCTTCGTAAACCGCCGGAATGATAAATACGGTAATACCAGATTCATCGACCTGCAGTCGCATATCTATCTGCGCAAGCTGGTGGTGGATTTCTATGGACAGAAATACAAGGGCTTTTACATTTCCAATCCGGAGAAAATTTTTGAAAAAGAATACTCCCTCCAGAACCCTTACCCACAACGCCCTGATATCAAAAATCTGGGCCTGGGAATGAACGTACAGTATATCTTCAATGATAAACGTTTTTCCTACCGGGCACCCAACCTGCAGAATGAATACCAGAAAAAAAGCGCCGGTTCGTTTATCGTGGGAGGTGAGTTTTATCTGGCCAAGATACAGGGCGATTCTTCGTTAATACCTACCAATTTTACCGATACCACTTTTCTGCGGAACGAACATTATTACAAAACGCTGGTGGCCACATTAGCGGCTAATATAGGGTATGCCCACACGTTTGTATTCAAAAAACATTTTTTCCTCTCACTGTCAGTCACTACAGGACTGGGTGCTGCTAAAACAAGCTTGCACTATGATAGCGGTGATGTAAGCCATAGCGTGGGGCTGCTGTTCAGCAATACGGTACGTGCCTCACTGGGGTATAATTCCAGCCGTTATTTTGCCGGGGTACACTATGTGGGAATGACTGCCCGCAGCCGTCTGCCGGTACCAGACACCTATCAGGCTTTTGGTAATGGCAACCTTAGAGTGAGTCTGGTACGGCGTTTCAGCTTAAAGAAACCGTTGTGGAGAAATAATGCACTTTCAAAAACTGCAGGATAA